From the genome of Vicia villosa cultivar HV-30 ecotype Madison, WI linkage group LG2, Vvil1.0, whole genome shotgun sequence, one region includes:
- the LOC131651160 gene encoding uncharacterized protein LOC131651160, translated as MLQQDKFHAKALYYELATVQPDVPWKKLFFNNNARPRAKFITWMACHYKLPTKERLHRFGLLDNYRCCCCHETETQNHIFFTCKPFFDTWTSVLGWIGSGHTPQKWDEEVRWILSASKGKGSKADILKCSFTETVYEAWLLRNQYCFGTTSVTKDIGLKIIDVIIYRCWMKPRLRSHIARLMMPM; from the coding sequence ATGTTACAACAAGATAAATTCCATGCTAAGGCTTTGTATTATGAGCTGGCCACGGTTCAGCCGGATGTGCCTTGGAAAAAGCTGTTCTTTAATAATAATGCGCGCCCCCGTGCGAAATTCATTACGTGGATGGCCTGCCACTACAAGCTGCCAACAAAAGAACGCCTCCACAGGTTCGGTCTTCTTGATAATTACCGGTGTTGTTGCTGTCACGAGACTGAAactcaaaatcatatttttttcacCTGCAAACCGTTTTTCGACACCTGGACCTCAGTTCTTGGTTGGATCGGTTCTGGTCATACACCGCAGAAATGGGATGAGGAAGTGAGATGGATTCTTTCTGCTAGTAAAGGTAAAGGGAGCAAAGCTGATATTCTCAAATGTTCGTTCACAGAGACGGTGTATGAAGCTTGGCTTTTACGTAACCAATACTGTTTTGGGACCACTTCAGTTACTAAAGATATTGGTCTAAAAATCATCGATGTAATCATATACCGTTGTTGGATGAAACCTAGACTTAGAAGTCACATAGCTAGGCTTATGATGCCTATGTAG